Part of the Natrialbaceae archaeon AArc-T1-2 genome, TTCTCGCGACGTTTCTCGAGGGCGTCGCCGGCTTCGGAACCCCCGCTGCGGTCGTCGCACCACTCCTGCTTGCTCTCGGCTTTCCCGCACTCGCGGCGGTTGTCGCTGCGCTCGTCGGTCACGCGGTCGCGACCACGTTCGGTGCCGTCGGCACGCCGATCATCGTCGGCCTCGAGCAGCCGCTTGCAAGCGTCGAGGGCTCGATCGGCGAGAGCGGCATGACCGTCGCGGAGTTTTCCGCATCGGTCGGCGGCTGGGCGGCGCTCGTCCACGCGCTCGTCGGCGTCGTCATGCCGCTGCTGACCGTCGCGATCGTCGTCGCGTTTTTCGGTGCGGACGACGACTGTCCGCTCGAGGCGATCCGCGAGGTCGCCGCACTCTGTCTGGTCGCCGGCGTCGCCTTCGTCGGTCCATCGCTCGTGACGGCGTGGCTGTTCGGCCCCGAACTCCCCTCGGTTGTCGGCGCGATCGTCGGCGGCGCGGTCGTCGTCGGCTCGCTTCGGGCGGGCTACCTCGAGCCCGATTCTACCTGGACGTTTCCGCCCCAGGAGAACTGGCCCGACCACTGGGTCGGCGACGTCGACCCGGGAAGCGACGACGCAGAGGCCGATGCTGCACTCGCCGACGAACCGTCGATGTCGCTGGTTCGTGCCTGGGCACCGTACCTGGTTCTCGTTGCACTCCTGTTGCTCACGCGGCTCGTCGTCCCCCTCGAGACTCTCTTGAGCGAGACGCCGGGGCTGGTGCTCGCGTGGGAGGGCGTGTTCGGGACGACTCTCGAGGGGGAGATCGCGTGGGCGTACGCCCCCGGCACCTGGTTGCTTTGTAGCGCGCTCGTGGCCATCCCGCTTCATCGCGCGTCCGGCGAGGCGGTCCGCGCGGCCTGGCGTGACGCCGCCGACCGGATCGCCGGGCCGGCAGTCGCGCTCGTGTTCGTGATTCCGATGGTCCAGATTATGCTCGAGTCCGGCGAACACCCCGGCGCACCGGCGGCGGGAAGTATGATCGTCGTCCTCGCGGAGGGGACGGCCGCGACGGTCGGTCCCGCCTATCCCGCGGTCGCGCCGGCCGTCGGCGCGCTCGGCTCGTTCGTCGCCGGCTCGATCACGGTCAGCAACATCACGTTCGGCGTCTTCCAGTTCGAGGTCGCCGAACGCCTCGGGCTGTCGACGCAACTCGTCGTCGGCGCACAGGCCGCCGGCGCGGCCATCGGAAACACGGTCGCGATCCACAACGTGATCGCGGCGCTTGCGACGGTCGGACTGGTCGGCAAGACCGGTCACGTGATCCGACTCACACTCCTCCCGCTCGTCTACTACCTGCTCGCCGCGGGCGCAGTGACGACGATTTTCGTGTACGTCCTCTTTCCGGGCGTCTTCTAGCCGGAGACGACGTCGTCGAACGGCGGTGGTGAGACGACGCCCGACGTTACGTCGTCGGTTTCTGACCGTCGATCGTCGCTGCCACGACGAACTCGCTCGGATCGTACGCGTCGGCCCACTCGCGGATGAACGCCTGGCTCTTCGCGTTCGGATCGATCGAAACGTCGACGAAGCCGACGTCTCGAAGCATCGTCTCGAGTTCCGGAATCGGCGACGCGCCGGCGATACAGCCGGTTATCGACTCCGGGTCCGTTCGCACGTCGGGCGGCAACGCGGCGGTCGACACCACGTCGGAGATCGTGAGTCTCCCACCCGGACGGAGGACGCGATAGGCCTCACGGAACACCTGCGGTTTGTCCGGAGAGAGGTTGACGACACAGTTCGACGTGATCACGTCGACCGACTCGTCGGCGACGGGGAGGTGTTCGATCTCGCCGAGTCGGAACTCGACGTTCGACGCGTCGTTCGTCTCGGCATTCTCGCGGGCCCGTTCGACCATCTCCGGCGTCATATCGACGCCGATAACCCGGCCGTCGTCACCGACTTCTCGTGCCGCAAGGAAGCAATCGAACCCGCCACCGGAACCGAGATCGAGAACGGTGTCGCCGTTTTCGATGGCCGCGATCGCGGTCGGGTTCCCACAGCCGAGGCCGAGATCCGCTCCCGGCTCGACCGCAGCGCGGTCGCCGTCGGAGTAGCCGACCAGCCGCGAACGGTCCGCACGCTCGAGTTCGGTATCACCACAGCAGGACGTCGGCTCCGTGTCGTCACAACAGGCCGCCGAACCTGTCGCGATCTCCGCATATCGAGTTCGTACTTCCCGACGTCGCTTCGTCGCGTCGTGTACGGTTCTGTCGTCGTCCGGTGATGTCGTGTTATCGCTCATACTGATGGGGGGTGGGTCACCGACTCCGCCGTCGACGCCTTCCGACAGACAACAATATCACAATACACTAATATAGATGTTGGGGTCGGTAGCGTGTCATAGAAACATTCACAGCCGATTTATTTCGGTTCAACCCGGGTGGAAAATGTTGAGATGGGAATGGTTACGGAAGGCAGTGCAAGATACAGAGCGCGTGTCGGTCACGCAACGTTCCCGATGTCAGTGTTTCTGGATTGAGCAGATAGCTTTAGCTGCAACGTGTGATCGTCTGAAAAACCGAGGGTATTGTTTGTCGCTGTAAGCGACGAGTGTGTCTCGGTATTACAGTCGGACGACGTTCGCGGCGCGAGGCCCCTTCGGTGAGGACTCGATGTCGAACTCGACCTCGGTCCCTTCCGTCAGGTCCTCCCCGCCGACATCCTCCATGTGGAAGAACACGTCTTCGTCGTCGTCGAGATCGCCGTCGTCAGTCGAAATGAAACCGTAGCCGCCAGTGTCGTTGAAGAAATCAACCTTTCCGTTTGCCATTGCAAACAAGCGTACGCACAGAACACGGATAACACTTCCGCGACTCGCGGTACCGCGGCTCCTGATTTGAAACGGACGGATGGGGGGCGCGTACAGCTCGGTCGGATTTCGACAGTGCGTTCGGTTCCGGAGACGCAGGTATTTACCGGACGGTCACGAGGTAAGACATGCATCGCTATGAAACCGTGCCAGAGCTGCCAGACGGACATTGACGAGTATCTCCTCGATAAACAACTCGAACCTCTGCGCGAACTCACGGCTGACGACTTCAACATCTGTGCGGACTGCACGACCATCGTCGCGGATGCATGCGTGAAGTGTGGCGGCGCAGTGTACGTCCCTCGAAGCGAATCCGTCACCCCTGACTACTGTCCGGCGTGTCGCTCCGATCTCATAGACTGCACTGGCCACGATCCTGGCTGGACGCGTGGCCACATGTCCACCTAAACGCGAGTCGCTCTCGAACAATATTTTCATCAAGATGGCTACGTGGAACGGGTCACGAAACCACATTGTGATCACCATCAATTACTAGCCCACAAAAAAGCGTCCGGGTGACGGATCGCTCGAAACCGACGGCGCTCGATCAGGCGAAGATTCCGATCGAGGTGAGGGTGTCGTCGTCGTTCGTCTCGTCGTCATCGACGTCGTCTTCGTCGTCATCGACGTCGTCTTCGTCGTCATCGTCGACATCGATCTCGTCCTCGAGTTCGTCAGTGTCGATCGTCATCGTCCCCACGGTCGAATCGTCGACGGTTATCGCTTCGGCGGAGACGTGTTCGGCCCGTTCTTCCTCATCGACGTCGTTCTCTTCGTCATCGACGATATCGTTCTCCTCATCGTCAGCGACGTCGTTCTCTTCGTCATCGACGACGTCGTTGTCCTCGTCGTCAGCGACGTCGTTGTCCTCGTCGTCAGCGACGTCGTTGTCCTCGTCGTCAGCGACGTCGTTGTCTTCGTCGTCAGCGACGTCGTTGTCTTCGTCATCCTCTTCGAGTGACTCGATCGTCATCGACTCGAACGTGAAGTCACCGACCTCGAACTCCTCGATCGTGAGGTGGTCGATCTCCTGCGTTTCGACCTCGTCGTCCTCTTCGTCGACGGCGTTCTCGTCATCGACCTCGTCGTCCTCCTCGCCGATAGCGTTCTCGTCATCGACCTCGTCGTCCTCGTCATCGACGGCGTTCTCGTCACCGTTCTCGTCTATCTCGGCATCGTCGGCCTCGTCGTTGTCGTCAATCTCGTCGTCATCGGCTTCGTCGTCGTCATCGTCGTTGAAGAGACCCTCGAAGAAGTCACCGACCGCATCGATGATGCCGTCGTTCTCCTCGATCTCGAGTTCGTCGATGGTCATCCGATCGACGTTCATCGTCTCGATCGTCAACTCCTCGATCTCGAGTTCGTCAGCGTCCTCGTCGATCAGGTCGATCTCGTCGTTATCGTTGACGTCGTTCTCCTCATCATCGACGTCGTTATCGTTGACATCGTTCTCCTCGTCATCGACGATGTCGTTCTCCTCGTCGTCAGCGACATCGTTCTCTTCGTCATCGACGACGTCGTTCTCCTCGTCGTCAACGTCGTTCTCGTCGATTTCGTCGACCTCATCCTCGTCGATCTCGAGGTCCGTCATCGAGACGTTCTCCATCTCGAGCGACTCGATCTGGACGTCAGTCAACGTCAAGTCTTCCTCGTCGTTGACGTCGTTGTCGTCGACTGCGTCGTTCTCGTCATCGACGTCGTTATCGTTGACGTCGTTGTCGTCGACGCCGTCGTCATCGACAACGTCGTTCTCCTCGTCGTCAACGTCGTTTTCTTCGTCATCGACGTCGTTATCGTCGATCACCTCTTCTAGCTCGTCTTCGTCAACGTCCAGCTGATCGACGTTCAGCTCCTCGATCGTCGCGTTTTCGACTGTGACGTCGTCGAGATCGAGTGTTCCCACCTGTACGTTCTCTAACGTTGCGCTCGTGTCTCCGGCGTCGTCTTCGTCGGCTACTGCCGCACCGGCCAGTGCTGGCGCTGACAGTATCATGATGGCTGCAACGAAGACGGCACCGATTTGTCGTGGTCGTGAAACCATGCGGGAACGGCTACATCGATCACCAGGCTAAAACGACCCGACTGTTACACAATTGTGTCGAGAAAAACCACTGTTTAGAACGGCGACAACCCGCTAATGTGTGTTTCACGTATTGGTTCTCGAGACAGTTCTACAGCGGCCGGATAGACACCCCCGTTCCCACCCTCACGGGTTTTTCGCCTTCGCCTGCCACCTATCGGCCAGTGACATGACGAACGGAACGTTTACCGCCACGCTCACCAACACACAGCCGATGCGCGATTGCTTCGAGCTCCGAGAGACCGACGCTGGCGGGCGAATCGGCGAGTTACGGATACCGCGTGCCGACGTCACCGTCGAGACGCCCGCGCTCTTGCCGGTGATTAATCCCAACTTGGAGACGGTCTCCCCGCGACGGCTGGCCGACGAGTTCGGTGCCGAGATGCTCATCACCAACGCGTACATCATTCACAACACCGACAGTCTCCGCGAGCGAGCACTCGAGGTCGGCCTCCACGAGTTACTCGATTTCCCGGGTGCGATCATGACCGACTCGGGCTCGTTTCAGCTCTCGGAGTACGGCGAGATCACGGTCACGACCGAGGACATTCTCGCATTCCAACGCGAGATCGGCTCCGACGTCGGGACGCCGGTCGACCTGCCGACGCCGCCCGACGTCTCCCGCGAGCGAGCCGAATCCGACCTCGAGACGACACAGGAACGACTCGAGGTCGCCGAGGCGGTCGACACCGGTGACATGCTGGTTAACGCGCCCGTCCAGGGATCGACCTACCCCGATGTACGCGAGAACGCCGCCCGACACGCCGACGCGACCGATCTCGACGTCTTCCCGGTCGGTGCGGTCGTCCCGTTGATGAACGACTATCGATACGCCGACGTCGTCGACGTCGTCGCCGCCGCGAAACGCGGCCTCGGAGCCGACGCGCCCGTCCACCTCTTCGGAGCCGGCCACCCGATGATGTTCGCGCTCGCGGTCGCGATGGGCTGTGACCTGTTCGATTCAGCGGCCTACGCGCTGTACGCCCGCGACGACCGGTATCTCACCGTCCGTGGCACCCGCCACCTCGACGACCTCGCGTATCTCCCCTGTTCCTGTCCGGTCTGTACCGAATGCACTCCCGAAGAACTCCGTGAACTCCCCGATGGTCGGCGCGAGGAGGAACTGGGTGCACACAACCTCCACGTCTCCTTCGAGGAGATCCGGCGGATCAAACAGGCCATCCGCGCAGGGGACTTACTCGAGCTCGTCGAACAGCGTGCTCGCGCCCATCCGGCAATGCTCGACGGCTATCGCGCCCTGCTCGACCACGCCGAGCAACTCGAGACCTCGGACCCGGTCTCGAAAGGGTCGTTCTTCTACACCTCACACGAGAGCGCGCGTCGACCCGAGGTCGTCCGCCACCACGACCGGCTCGCCCGACTGTCGGTTCCCGACTCGGTGTTTCTCACCGAGGGAGGCTCCTCGAGCACCGACGCCTACGACGACTCCTGGCGGGTCGTCCCGCCGTTTGGCCCGGTCCCGCCCGCGCTCTCGAAAAGCTACCCGCTCACCGCCGAACTGCCCGACCGGACCGACCGGAGCGCACGCGAGGCCGCCTCTCGCGGCGTAACCCGCCTCGTCGAGGCGAACCCGGAAACGGCGTTCAGGCTCGGCCACTACGGCTGGCCCGACGGCGTGCTCGCGGGGCTTCCCGACGACCTCGAGACGATAGATCTGACTAGCGATCGGTAGCCGAACTTCGACTCCCGGAACCGGAACGACGAAGGCACGAGCGTCCCCTTCCGTTCGTATGCTCGGGATGGGCTCGCTCGTGATCGGTCTCGTCATGCTGGTCGTCGTCGCCTCGTGGGTCGTCCGTCGGTTCCGTGGAGGGAACTCGAACGACGCCCCACGGAGTGGCGACGAGCTCGCCTCCTGGGAGCGCCACCGCGATGCCCAGGCCCGCGAGCCGCCCGTCGAGATCGGCGACGTGTGCGAGGCGGGCGTCGTCGACTTCTCGACGCACCACACCGGCGAGCGCCACGCCGTCTGCAAGGTCGAGGGCTTCGTCGTCTTCGTCGAGGACGTCCCCGACGACCTCGCGGTCGGCGACGTGTGCCGGTTCAAGATTCTCTCCTACAACCGCGGCCACACCTCCGCGACGGCGACGGCCCTCGAGACCTGACTGCCGGCTGCATCTCACCCCGCGTCCGTGGACCGCTTCTCACCCGGGTCGTCCGTTCCGCTGCCGTCCCGCGAGCGATCGCGGACGCCGAAAGCGATCGTCAGCGTGTCCGCGACCCAGACCGCCGCCATGAGCGCGAAGACGGTCGCGATGTCGACCCAGCCGGCGAGAAAGCCGCCCAGCAGCGGGCCGATCGCCTGGCCGGTCGAGTCCAGCCCGGAGTAGATTCCCGCCAGGGTCCCCTCGCGGCCCTCGGGTGCCAGTTCGTACTGGAGCGCCCCGAACGCCGGCCCGCCGAGGCCGGAGACGACGCCGCCGAGAAAGAGCAACGCCGGCGGGGCTGGACGCGTCTCGAAGACGAGCAGGCCAGCGATCACGACCGCCCAGCCGACCTTGCTCGCGATCAGCGGCGGCTTCCGGCCCACGCGGTCGGCGACCGTCCCCCCGATTGGGGTAAACAGCACCATCCCGAGCCCGAAACAACTCCAGGCCAGGCTCACGTAGCCCGGCCCGGCGTCGACGGTCCCCTCGAGCAGCGGTGCCAAAAGCGGGGCGAACGCCCCCGTTCCGAGCTGTGAGACGAGGACGCTGACCCCAGGCGCGACGATCGAGAGCGAGGCGAACGGACGCACGCGAGACGCGTCGGGGATCGCGCGCTCGAGGGCAGCCTCGAGGCGACCTCGGGCGGAACGCTCACCCGTTCGGGCCCGGTTCGTCGGCTCTCCTTCGCTGCACTCCCGGGTGCTCGTCCGGTCCCGTCGCTCGATCGGCCGGAGGAAGGCAACGAGCGCGAGCGCGCTACAGAGCGTCGCCGCCCCGAGGACGGCAAACGGCGCGGCGTGGCCGCCGACGAACGCGATCGCGCCGCCAACGGCGGGGCCGACCGCGAGCCCGAGCATCCCCGCAGTGCGGTAGGCGCCCATCGCCTGTCCGCGTTCCTCGCCGGGGACGGTGTCGCCGATGTACGCCGTCGTCGCGGGTCCCTTCGCGGCCATTCCTAGGCCGTCGAGTGCCCGGAGCAGGAGGATCGACAGCGGCGACCACGCGAGCGCCAGCGCGATCACGGCAGCGCCGTTGAGCACCGCGCCGCCGACGATCAGCCGCCGCCGACCGATCCGGTCCGCCAGGTAGCCCGCGGGAAGCGACCCCAGCGCCCGCACCGCCGCGGGTGCCGCGAAGATCGCCCCGACCACCACCGGCCCGGCACCGAGGTCGTCGGCGTAGGTCGGCAACAGCGGCAGGACGATCGAGATCGACATCGTCCCGAAGAGGTTCGCGCTCGCGAGCAATGCGAGGTCGCGATCCTCGAGCTGGCCGATCGAGGCGTACTGGTCACAGACCGCGCGGGCGAACGTCGCCGCGGCGGTCCGAGCCGCTCCTGTCAAACTTCTTTCA contains:
- a CDS encoding L-lactate permease — encoded protein: MVFLGTAAASSVVLAALPLLVVAILLVGLLWPASRAMPVAWLTAVVVAYVAWDVPPAWLTAASLVGVMTALEILWIVFGALVLLYTLVHSGAVARINAGFAAISEDRRVQTVLLAFFLATFLEGVAGFGTPAAVVAPLLLALGFPALAAVVAALVGHAVATTFGAVGTPIIVGLEQPLASVEGSIGESGMTVAEFSASVGGWAALVHALVGVVMPLLTVAIVVAFFGADDDCPLEAIREVAALCLVAGVAFVGPSLVTAWLFGPELPSVVGAIVGGAVVVGSLRAGYLEPDSTWTFPPQENWPDHWVGDVDPGSDDAEADAALADEPSMSLVRAWAPYLVLVALLLLTRLVVPLETLLSETPGLVLAWEGVFGTTLEGEIAWAYAPGTWLLCSALVAIPLHRASGEAVRAAWRDAADRIAGPAVALVFVIPMVQIMLESGEHPGAPAAGSMIVVLAEGTAATVGPAYPAVAPAVGALGSFVAGSITVSNITFGVFQFEVAERLGLSTQLVVGAQAAGAAIGNTVAIHNVIAALATVGLVGKTGHVIRLTLLPLVYYLLAAGAVTTIFVYVLFPGVF
- the tgtA gene encoding tRNA guanosine(15) transglycosylase TgtA, with translation MRDCFELRETDAGGRIGELRIPRADVTVETPALLPVINPNLETVSPRRLADEFGAEMLITNAYIIHNTDSLRERALEVGLHELLDFPGAIMTDSGSFQLSEYGEITVTTEDILAFQREIGSDVGTPVDLPTPPDVSRERAESDLETTQERLEVAEAVDTGDMLVNAPVQGSTYPDVRENAARHADATDLDVFPVGAVVPLMNDYRYADVVDVVAAAKRGLGADAPVHLFGAGHPMMFALAVAMGCDLFDSAAYALYARDDRYLTVRGTRHLDDLAYLPCSCPVCTECTPEELRELPDGRREEELGAHNLHVSFEEIRRIKQAIRAGDLLELVEQRARAHPAMLDGYRALLDHAEQLETSDPVSKGSFFYTSHESARRPEVVRHHDRLARLSVPDSVFLTEGGSSSTDAYDDSWRVVPPFGPVPPALSKSYPLTAELPDRTDRSAREAASRGVTRLVEANPETAFRLGHYGWPDGVLAGLPDDLETIDLTSDR
- a CDS encoding MFS transporter; amino-acid sequence: MTGAARTAAATFARAVCDQYASIGQLEDRDLALLASANLFGTMSISIVLPLLPTYADDLGAGPVVVGAIFAAPAAVRALGSLPAGYLADRIGRRRLIVGGAVLNGAAVIALALAWSPLSILLLRALDGLGMAAKGPATTAYIGDTVPGEERGQAMGAYRTAGMLGLAVGPAVGGAIAFVGGHAAPFAVLGAATLCSALALVAFLRPIERRDRTSTRECSEGEPTNRARTGERSARGRLEAALERAIPDASRVRPFASLSIVAPGVSVLVSQLGTGAFAPLLAPLLEGTVDAGPGYVSLAWSCFGLGMVLFTPIGGTVADRVGRKPPLIASKVGWAVVIAGLLVFETRPAPPALLFLGGVVSGLGGPAFGALQYELAPEGREGTLAGIYSGLDSTGQAIGPLLGGFLAGWVDIATVFALMAAVWVADTLTIAFGVRDRSRDGSGTDDPGEKRSTDAG
- a CDS encoding cold-shock protein; its protein translation is MANGKVDFFNDTGGYGFISTDDGDLDDDEDVFFHMEDVGGEDLTEGTEVEFDIESSPKGPRAANVVRL
- a CDS encoding RNA-binding protein, yielding MLGMGSLVIGLVMLVVVASWVVRRFRGGNSNDAPRSGDELASWERHRDAQAREPPVEIGDVCEAGVVDFSTHHTGERHAVCKVEGFVVFVEDVPDDLAVGDVCRFKILSYNRGHTSATATALET
- a CDS encoding arsenite methyltransferase, producing the protein MSDNTTSPDDDRTVHDATKRRREVRTRYAEIATGSAACCDDTEPTSCCGDTELERADRSRLVGYSDGDRAAVEPGADLGLGCGNPTAIAAIENGDTVLDLGSGGGFDCFLAAREVGDDGRVIGVDMTPEMVERARENAETNDASNVEFRLGEIEHLPVADESVDVITSNCVVNLSPDKPQVFREAYRVLRPGGRLTISDVVSTAALPPDVRTDPESITGCIAGASPIPELETMLRDVGFVDVSIDPNAKSQAFIREWADAYDPSEFVVAATIDGQKPTT
- a CDS encoding DUF7571 family protein, whose amino-acid sequence is MKPCQSCQTDIDEYLLDKQLEPLRELTADDFNICADCTTIVADACVKCGGAVYVPRSESVTPDYCPACRSDLIDCTGHDPGWTRGHMST